The following proteins come from a genomic window of Gimesia chilikensis:
- the glnA gene encoding type I glutamate--ammonia ligase has translation MTPREVLALCREREIQAIDLRFMDFPGTQKHFTIPAKILVEKSFEDGFGFDGSSMRGWKAINESDMLVVPQPDTAFVDPFMPNTLVMTCNIQDPITREDYAKDPRNVARKAESYMRSTKIADVANFGPEAEFFIFDDVRFDQNEHECYYHVDSIEGQWNRGKAGSGPNAGYKIRHKEGYFPVPPADTLQEARTEMMLALMDCGVDVEAQHHEVATGGQCEIDMKYAPLLKTADNLLRYKYIVKNVAAKYGKSATFMPKPLWNDNGSGLHLHMSLWKEGKPLFAGSRYGGLSELGMYAMGGILKHAPALFAFCCPTTNSYKRLISGFEAPINLTYSYRNRSAAIRIPVHSPHPENKRFEFRCPDSSSNPYLAMSAVLMAMLDGIQNKIDPGHPLEKDIYDLKPDELAELPGVPVSLEESLQALRDDHKFLLVGDVFTEDVIDTWIWYKTSHEVAALRERPHPFEFAMYYDI, from the coding sequence ATGACTCCTCGGGAAGTGCTCGCCCTCTGTCGTGAACGGGAAATTCAGGCCATTGACCTGCGGTTTATGGATTTCCCCGGGACACAAAAACATTTTACGATTCCTGCTAAGATCTTAGTAGAAAAGAGCTTCGAAGACGGTTTCGGCTTTGATGGCTCTTCGATGCGGGGCTGGAAAGCGATTAACGAAAGCGACATGCTGGTTGTTCCGCAGCCGGATACCGCCTTTGTCGATCCCTTCATGCCTAATACGCTGGTGATGACCTGTAACATCCAGGACCCGATCACGCGCGAGGATTATGCCAAAGATCCGCGCAATGTTGCCCGAAAAGCAGAAAGCTACATGCGGTCCACAAAAATCGCGGATGTAGCCAATTTTGGCCCCGAAGCGGAGTTCTTCATCTTCGATGATGTCCGTTTTGACCAGAATGAGCACGAATGCTATTACCATGTGGACAGTATCGAAGGGCAGTGGAACCGGGGTAAGGCGGGCAGTGGTCCCAACGCCGGTTATAAGATTCGACACAAAGAGGGTTACTTTCCGGTACCTCCGGCTGACACATTGCAGGAAGCCCGTACCGAAATGATGCTGGCGCTGATGGATTGCGGCGTCGATGTGGAGGCCCAGCACCACGAAGTGGCGACCGGCGGTCAGTGCGAAATTGACATGAAATACGCACCGCTGTTGAAGACGGCGGACAACCTGCTGCGGTACAAATATATTGTGAAGAACGTGGCGGCCAAGTATGGCAAATCCGCGACGTTCATGCCGAAACCGTTGTGGAACGACAACGGCTCGGGTCTGCATCTGCATATGTCACTCTGGAAAGAGGGCAAGCCTTTGTTTGCGGGGTCCCGTTACGGGGGGCTCAGCGAACTGGGGATGTATGCGATGGGCGGAATTCTCAAACATGCTCCTGCGTTGTTTGCGTTCTGCTGCCCTACAACGAACAGCTACAAACGTCTGATTTCCGGGTTTGAAGCACCGATCAATCTGACTTACAGTTACCGTAACCGATCGGCGGCAATCCGGATTCCGGTCCACAGTCCGCATCCGGAAAACAAGCGGTTTGAATTCCGCTGCCCCGATTCGTCTTCGAATCCGTACCTGGCGATGTCGGCAGTACTGATGGCGATGCTGGACGGGATTCAGAACAAGATCGATCCAGGGCATCCGCTGGAAAAAGACATCTATGATCTGAAACCCGATGAACTGGCCGAACTGCCGGGAGTTCCGGTTTCGCTGGAAGAGTCGTTGCAGGCTTTACGCGACGACCACAAGTTCCTGCTGGTGGGTGATGTCTTCACTGAAGACGTGATCGATACCTGGATCTGGTATAAGACCAGCCACGAAGTGGCCGCTCTGCGTGAGCGTCCTCATCCCTTTGAATTCGCGATGTATTACGACATTTGA
- a CDS encoding right-handed parallel beta-helix repeat-containing protein, whose product MTRAWLGLFTFFCLPLTLLASTQETAPAPQSENVQADVAELFGDAGWFGRYHPHFGYRYQAGDTIGRIGGLSSFDGFLPLFEGEDSNSLFFLDARLLIDSDSTNLGSNVGFGARRYLPEWEHTIGAYLYYDTRNAGYANFSQVSGGAELIGDFWEGRLNWYVPTGTRRKQWGSSLSGTGNYYFSGHYLYGGTLTRFYQAAMTGVDMEAGRRVLTGFNTDVRAFAGWYHFQAQGSQQAWGWKSRLESRINDQVALNLSVQNDRVFDTTVNFSVSFQWPSITGLKNGPRMDLTARDRLGESPERLRAIVVDNQEHASASNTLIRNPATGNPYYFMHVAAGGNSNGSFEDPYETLTKAFNDTRTQAGDLIVFDHRGTSETGDFTLAPGTQVMSSGPAQFINTQFGQQLLPGSNTGLFPQINGSFTMNDRTLLSGFRIVTIDESPSIRADGAQQITITHNTITNDANNGIFLKNARDIFIRNNTLQAIDDDMIEIVTSSGQIVIADNTLRSLASDAGPAVFGDAISISVNDDAQIDIDRNTITSEVQGSDYGINITANAGDITTRIRDNLITGFDFSLAGGIKYQGNSSGTAHTTISGNTIFNDDGPLTGSGIFNGIQVSHLNGSATTDIIDNKIVTNDHATLGRAIWLELQTAGATTTNVSQNLISDPGDSEVFAYGFIADIGLGTSHDIFLTDNTFGPNQYNLRADVKSGAAARMRINQNNFTNSANTAEDLLIYSEDSGSELCMEILNNTAYHLFEFSTNFGGVIKIEDLPNLSTNNNNVPVITTGNVINIADCFP is encoded by the coding sequence ATGACGCGGGCCTGGCTGGGATTATTCACATTCTTCTGCTTACCACTAACCTTACTGGCAAGCACACAGGAGACCGCTCCTGCGCCGCAGTCAGAAAACGTCCAGGCGGACGTCGCGGAACTCTTTGGGGATGCCGGCTGGTTTGGACGCTACCATCCTCATTTCGGCTATCGCTATCAGGCCGGTGATACCATCGGCCGCATCGGCGGCCTCTCTTCCTTCGACGGCTTCCTCCCCCTTTTCGAAGGTGAAGACAGCAACTCCCTGTTCTTCCTCGACGCCCGACTTCTGATCGACTCCGACAGCACGAACCTCGGCTCCAATGTGGGCTTTGGTGCCCGCCGCTATCTTCCCGAATGGGAACACACCATCGGTGCGTACCTCTACTACGATACACGGAACGCCGGCTACGCGAACTTCAGCCAGGTCTCAGGTGGTGCCGAACTCATCGGCGATTTCTGGGAAGGCCGCCTCAACTGGTATGTCCCCACAGGCACTCGGCGGAAGCAGTGGGGCTCCAGTCTCTCTGGTACAGGCAACTACTATTTCTCCGGCCACTACCTCTACGGGGGAACGCTCACCCGCTTTTACCAGGCCGCGATGACCGGCGTCGACATGGAAGCCGGTCGCAGAGTTCTCACCGGTTTCAATACCGACGTCCGTGCCTTCGCCGGCTGGTACCACTTTCAGGCGCAAGGCAGTCAACAGGCCTGGGGCTGGAAATCCCGCCTCGAAAGCCGCATCAACGACCAGGTCGCCCTCAACCTCAGCGTCCAGAACGACCGCGTCTTTGATACCACCGTCAACTTCTCCGTCTCCTTCCAGTGGCCCAGCATCACCGGACTCAAAAACGGTCCCCGTATGGACCTCACCGCCCGGGATCGTCTCGGCGAAAGCCCCGAACGACTTCGCGCCATCGTCGTCGACAATCAGGAACACGCCAGCGCCAGCAATACACTCATTCGTAATCCCGCAACCGGCAATCCCTACTACTTCATGCACGTCGCCGCGGGAGGTAACAGCAATGGCTCTTTTGAAGATCCCTACGAAACACTCACCAAAGCGTTTAACGACACACGCACCCAGGCAGGTGATCTGATCGTCTTCGATCATCGCGGCACTTCCGAAACCGGCGACTTCACTCTCGCCCCCGGTACACAGGTGATGTCTTCAGGCCCCGCCCAGTTCATCAACACCCAGTTTGGTCAGCAGTTGCTGCCCGGTTCCAACACCGGACTCTTCCCGCAGATCAACGGCAGCTTTACCATGAATGATCGCACCCTGCTCTCCGGCTTCCGGATTGTCACAATTGACGAAAGCCCCTCCATCAGGGCCGACGGTGCGCAGCAGATCACAATTACCCACAACACAATCACCAACGATGCCAATAACGGCATCTTCCTGAAAAACGCACGCGACATCTTCATCCGCAACAACACGCTGCAAGCTATCGATGACGACATGATTGAAATCGTCACCAGTTCCGGCCAGATCGTCATCGCGGATAACACCCTCAGAAGCCTGGCCAGCGATGCAGGACCGGCCGTCTTCGGCGACGCCATTTCCATCTCCGTCAATGACGACGCCCAGATCGACATCGATCGCAACACGATCACCAGCGAAGTCCAGGGCTCCGACTACGGCATCAATATCACCGCCAACGCCGGCGATATTACCACCCGCATCCGCGACAATCTTATTACCGGCTTCGACTTCTCTCTCGCAGGAGGCATCAAGTATCAGGGCAACTCGTCCGGTACCGCGCACACCACCATCTCAGGCAATACCATCTTTAATGACGACGGTCCCCTCACGGGCTCTGGCATCTTTAATGGCATCCAGGTCAGTCATCTGAACGGTTCTGCGACGACGGACATCATCGACAATAAAATCGTCACCAACGACCACGCGACACTCGGCAGGGCGATCTGGCTCGAACTGCAGACCGCAGGAGCCACTACTACCAACGTCAGCCAGAACCTGATCTCGGATCCCGGTGATTCAGAAGTCTTCGCCTATGGCTTCATCGCCGACATCGGTCTGGGCACCAGCCACGACATTTTCCTCACGGACAACACCTTCGGCCCCAACCAGTACAATCTGCGCGCCGACGTAAAATCTGGAGCAGCAGCCCGGATGCGCATCAATCAGAACAACTTCACCAACAGTGCGAATACCGCCGAAGACCTGCTGATCTACTCTGAAGATTCCGGCTCCGAACTCTGTATGGAGATCTTAAACAACACCGCGTATCATCTGTTTGAATTCAGCACCAACTTCGGGGGGGTTATCAAAATCGAAGATCTGCCGAACCTCTCGACGAACAACAACAACGTCCCTGTAATCACTACTGGAAATGTCATCAATATCGCGGACTGCTTCCCGTAG
- a CDS encoding beta strand repeat-containing protein, with amino-acid sequence MKRLCFALLLALCATASPLSADTFDPEPADPGFEGGQVGGDVSELFGDSAWFGRYRPHVGYRYQAGDTIGRIGGLSSFDAFFPVLEGDDSDWLMFIDARLLLGDDNHNLGSNVGLGARQYLPEYQRTIGGYIYHDTRDAGYANFDQVSGGIETLGDIWDARLNWYVPTGTTRKQYATTHVNNGGSYQFIGHYLYGGTFTRYYQAAMKGLDMEAGAKFYTNDYMDLRAYAGWYHFQASGSPQAWGWKSRVESRISDKVSLNLSVQNDRVFDTTVNFSVGIQWPSITGLRNGPRSDLKAWDRLGESPERLRAIVVDNQEVQDPNGGLIINPSTGNPYYFMHVATGGNSDGSYEDPYATLAAAFADPRTQAGDLIVYDHRDGSETGNFVLADNTQVLSEGPAQFINSQFGSLQLPDSGTGINPDITGSFTLNNRSVLSGFDITTTGAGSSIIANGVGNLMVSNNTINHNGAGTAISLTNLTGPATFDQTPLTKTDGLGVSITGSQNAADVTFTNSSITNTNGNAVVIANSGGTIEFGQITTTNGSTAVDIDDSSANITIAELNTSNTTLAPLDINNVSGSVTLNGGTFNNSGFSGVQIVNSNNITIKNTTINSPSTYGINGVNVNNFNFSSNTINNADSDGISVSGSGNGTISGNTIRSIVTAFSTGIDVTLNGNANVDIDNNTITSVIALAGSGIEVTASSGDVTTRIRDNQITSFVDAFGNGIDFTSNSTGVVDTTITGNTITNTIGAFGDAITFHGTANGVMTTNISNNTINNTAGAFGNAINVIYDDGSATTTISQNTIDSDDVGNLFGTSIYLNLNTTGTTTSYITENIISDDNNLALFTDGIAVDIDRGTNNTLFINKNKIAQYGGVFDDGIEIVADTISGASANVQIHDNILNGSAGIGGRGLDVFTSFGSNSLLLDVTGNNTDTSLYFEAVLGGEILVEDLPNLQINNNGASITTIGNVQNAP; translated from the coding sequence ATGAAACGACTGTGCTTCGCCCTGCTGTTAGCCCTGTGTGCCACCGCCAGCCCACTCTCTGCAGATACCTTCGATCCCGAACCAGCAGACCCCGGCTTCGAAGGAGGCCAGGTCGGTGGCGATGTCAGCGAACTGTTTGGCGACTCTGCCTGGTTCGGCCGCTATCGCCCGCATGTCGGCTACCGTTACCAGGCTGGAGACACCATCGGTCGCATCGGTGGACTTTCCTCCTTCGATGCCTTCTTCCCCGTACTGGAAGGCGATGACAGTGACTGGCTGATGTTCATCGACGCCCGCCTGCTCCTGGGTGACGACAATCACAACCTCGGCTCCAACGTGGGTCTGGGTGCCCGTCAGTATCTGCCCGAATATCAGCGAACCATCGGGGGCTATATCTACCATGACACCCGCGACGCCGGCTACGCCAACTTCGATCAGGTTTCCGGCGGTATTGAAACCCTGGGTGATATCTGGGACGCCCGCCTCAACTGGTACGTCCCCACCGGCACCACCCGCAAGCAGTACGCAACCACGCACGTCAACAACGGTGGGAGCTACCAGTTCATCGGCCACTATCTGTATGGTGGCACATTCACCCGTTACTACCAGGCCGCGATGAAAGGCCTCGACATGGAAGCGGGTGCCAAATTCTACACGAATGACTACATGGACCTCCGCGCCTACGCGGGCTGGTACCATTTCCAGGCTTCCGGAAGCCCCCAGGCCTGGGGCTGGAAATCACGCGTGGAAAGCCGCATTTCGGATAAGGTTTCGCTGAACCTCAGCGTGCAGAATGACCGCGTCTTCGATACCACGGTCAACTTTTCCGTCGGCATTCAGTGGCCCAGCATCACCGGACTCCGTAACGGCCCCCGCTCCGATCTCAAAGCCTGGGATCGTCTCGGTGAAAGCCCCGAACGGCTTCGTGCCATCGTCGTCGACAACCAGGAAGTCCAGGATCCTAACGGCGGCCTGATTATCAATCCATCCACCGGCAACCCGTACTACTTTATGCACGTCGCCACCGGTGGTAACAGCGACGGTTCCTACGAAGATCCCTACGCCACCCTCGCCGCTGCCTTCGCTGATCCACGGACTCAAGCTGGCGACCTGATCGTCTACGACCACCGCGACGGTTCGGAAACCGGTAACTTCGTCCTGGCTGACAATACACAGGTCCTCTCCGAAGGACCCGCACAGTTCATCAACTCCCAGTTCGGATCGCTCCAGTTGCCCGACTCCGGTACCGGTATTAACCCGGACATCACGGGTAGCTTCACTCTGAATAACCGCAGCGTGCTGTCCGGGTTTGATATCACCACCACTGGTGCTGGTTCTTCGATTATTGCCAATGGCGTGGGGAACCTGATGGTCTCGAACAATACGATCAATCATAACGGAGCTGGTACGGCTATCAGTCTGACAAATTTAACAGGCCCCGCCACATTCGACCAAACCCCCCTCACAAAAACGGATGGGCTGGGCGTATCAATTACGGGCAGCCAAAACGCGGCTGATGTGACCTTTACCAACAGCTCCATTACGAATACCAACGGTAATGCGGTCGTAATTGCGAATTCTGGCGGAACAATTGAGTTCGGTCAAATCACAACCACCAATGGATCGACAGCCGTGGATATCGACGACAGCTCAGCGAATATCACAATCGCCGAGTTGAACACCAGCAACACCACTCTGGCACCGCTGGATATCAATAATGTAAGCGGGAGCGTCACACTCAACGGCGGGACATTCAATAACAGTGGGTTCTCAGGCGTCCAAATCGTCAACTCGAATAATATCACCATCAAAAACACCACGATCAATTCACCCAGTACATACGGTATCAACGGGGTGAATGTCAACAACTTCAATTTCTCTTCCAATACGATCAACAATGCCGACTCTGATGGCATCTCGGTGAGTGGTAGTGGAAACGGTACCATCAGCGGCAACACAATCAGAAGTATTGTAACTGCCTTTAGTACCGGTATAGACGTCACCCTCAATGGAAATGCGAACGTTGACATCGACAACAATACCATTACCAGTGTGATTGCGCTTGCCGGTTCGGGAATTGAAGTCACAGCCAGTTCCGGGGATGTGACGACACGCATCAGAGACAACCAGATTACCAGTTTCGTGGACGCCTTCGGAAATGGGATTGATTTTACCAGTAACTCAACCGGCGTCGTAGACACCACGATTACCGGTAACACCATCACCAACACAATTGGCGCCTTCGGCGATGCCATCACATTCCACGGTACTGCGAATGGGGTGATGACCACCAACATTTCCAACAACACAATCAACAATACCGCGGGGGCCTTTGGAAATGCGATCAACGTGATTTACGATGATGGTTCTGCCACGACGACGATCTCGCAGAACACGATCGACTCAGACGATGTCGGAAATCTGTTTGGAACCAGCATCTATCTCAACCTGAATACAACAGGGACCACGACTTCTTATATCACAGAGAACATTATCTCTGATGACAATAATTTGGCCTTGTTTACCGACGGGATTGCCGTGGACATTGATCGGGGTACAAACAACACTCTCTTCATAAATAAAAACAAGATTGCTCAATACGGGGGAGTCTTTGATGACGGCATCGAGATCGTGGCGGACACAATATCTGGCGCTTCTGCCAACGTCCAGATCCACGACAACATCCTCAACGGCAGCGCCGGGATTGGCGGACGAGGACTTGATGTCTTCACCTCGTTTGGATCGAATTCGCTTCTGTTGGATGTAACGGGGAACAACACCGATACATCTCTGTACTTCGAAGCCGTACTGGGGGGAGAGATACTTGTTGAGGATCTGCCGAACCTGCAGATCAATAATAACGGCGCCTCAATCACGACCATCGGAAATGTGCAGAATGCCCCATAA